Genomic segment of Myxococcus stipitatus:
GAAGCGGTGAGCAGGCGGAGGCCCAAGGCATGCGCTTCATCCGCGCCCAGATGGAGAGCGAGGGACGCCTGCTCTACTACTGGATGCCCGAGGAGCTCCAAGGCCAGGCGCGAGCCGTCGATGAGGCGGTTCGCACCGCCTTCGTGGGACGGCTCGGAGCCTGAGCATCAGTCGTCCACGCGGCGGCCGGTGAAGCGCACCGTGCTGGTACACGTGCGGGTCTTGAAGTCCGCAGCCGGGGCGTAGGTGATTCGAAGGGAGACAAAGCCCTGGATGCGCTTCGCGGTCAGCGAGTCACCCTCGATGACGAAGCGCTGCACCACGATTTCACCGGTGTCGGTGCCGACGATGGTGTTGAGCCCCACGAACTGGAACGGGCCGTCTTCGACGGAGGCACCGCCGACGACGTAGGGGGACTCATCCGGGAATCCCCCCTCGAGCTGGGCCCGGAAGAAGCCCGGGACTTCGAGGTGCGCATCGCTGAGCTCACCCTCGATGACGGTCCACCGCTGGTTCGCGGAGACGTCCCAGGCATCCCCCACCCCCTGGCGACCGTCGTCGCAGACGTACGGCACCGCGCGCAGCGTGGCCTCGCTCATCTCGATGTCGTAGACACTTGTGCCGAAACCGCCGCACCCGAGCGCCAACCCCGCCCAGGCGCCCAGGGCGCCTGACTTCACGAACGACATCTTCATCATCCAAGCCCTCTCGAAACGGGGACCGCAGCCGGCCCTCCATGCCCCGTGTGGCGACAGGAGACCGCCTCGGCGGCGTTGGAATCAAGAGCCCCTCGAAGTACTCCTCAGCCAACAACCATCTCCCGCGCGAGACATGGCGTGGCTTCCCTTCGAGAACGACCGCGGAGCGCCCATCCCGTGAGTCGAGACAGGCGCGGCCCGCGTCACTGAATCTTCTTCTCGGTGGCGCGGATGATGCGGCCGAAGTCGAAGTTCTCCGACGGGTCCTTCTTCTGCGGGTTCGTCTCCTTGTGGCCCACGACGTTGCCCGAGGGGACGTCGTAGCGCTTGGCCAGGTACGGCACGAGCTTCTCGAGCGCCTTGTACTGGGCCTCGGTGTAGCCGTCCTTGCCGTCGCCCTCGTTGACGATCTCGATGCCGATGGAACGGTCGTTCACATCCTTGCCGTCACCGCGCAGGTCGCCGTCTCCCGCATGCCAGGCGCGCTTCTGGTCGCCGACGAGCTGGAAGATGGTCCCGTCCTTGCCAATCATGTAGTGCGCGCTGACCTTGCCGTTCTTCTTGTCCTTCAACCACTGCTCGCCCTTCTTGAAGACACCCTGCCCGTCCGTGTCTCCGGTGAGCGTCGTGAGGCTGTTCCGGTCGGAGCCGTCGGCGGTGTGGTGGAGGACGATGGTGTCGATGTCCGCACCGGCGGGCCGGTCGTTGTAGCGGTCCGACTTCGCGGGACGCACCTGCATCTCCGGCGTCGGGTTGGAAGGGTCGGTGGACGGAGGCGTCAGCGGCGCCGGGCCCTTGGGCGCCGTCCCGGTGCCGTAGCCCGGAGGAGGCGTGCCCGGGCTCGGAGAGGGCGTGGGGCTCTTCTTCGAAGGCTCGAAGGTGTCGGGACGCGGAGAAGGAGATGCACCAGGCGTCGGTGTCGGCTTCGGCTCCGGTCGCGGCTCATCCTTGAGCGGACGCAGGAGGGTGTTGTTCACGAAGCGCTTGATGGGGTTGAACATGGGGGGCCCTGGGGTGTGGGATGGGGTGCGAAGAACAACCAGATTATCGCTGCCCGATATCGCGAGTTGCGCCTTCCCAGAAAGAAAGAATCGGCGCGACCCCCACGCGTGAGCCCCTCGGGTTCACGACTTCCGCTGCGTCCTCCGCGCCTGGATGCGCGCCTGCACCTCGTCAATCATCAGGTCCACGCGCTCGCTGAGCCATTGCTCGAAGCGCGCGAACCGTGGAGCGGGCTTGCGCGGCGCAGCCCCCGCCAACAGCTCGCGCGGGTCAGGGCCTTGATACAGCTCCGAGTCTTCGTGAAACCCCAGGTAGAGCGGCGCTTCGCCCGCGGCATCCCGGAAGTCACAGACGTAGAACCAGTCATCGCCATTGTGGTGGTCGCAGACTCGCAGCAGGCGAGGCGACTCGATGCCACGGAACAGCGCACTCGCCCGCCAGGCGAAGTCATGACTCCGGTCCATCAGCGAGCGGGAGTGCGAGACCAGCATCTCGGGCGGAGTCGTCGCATCCCACCACGCGTTCAGGAACGACACGCTCCCCACCCGTGACAGGAAGTCGCGGTAGGACGGAGGAAGCGCGAAGCCGAGCTCGCGCTCGACTTGCTCGAGCAAGGCCGGCTCGACGGGACGGCCCTGCACCACCGCCTGCTCACACTCGCCGAACTCCGCCTCCAGCGCGGCGGAGTGTCCCGCCGACTTCAGCTCGGCGAGCCAGGTGTTTCCACGGGAGAGGGCCTCGGCGAAGGACTCCGGGCCGTGCTCCTGGAAGTGCTCCCTGAGCGCCCCCAGCGAAGTGGGCTGCATCCGAGGTGCATCCGGGTCCTGGGGGCGTTGGACGTAGGCGAATCCCTCGGAGAGCCGTGCCGCGACGAGCGCTCGGGCCTGCGTGAGCGCCTCGCGGTTCGTGCGGCAGGCGAAGGTCTCCTCGCCGTGGCGGGTGCTGACGCTGACGCGGTCACCCACCACGTCGATGCCACAGTGTTCCTTGCCTCGGTAGAGCCGATAACGCGTCGTCATCCACCGGCAGCAACCCAGATTGGCTGGAGCGGGTCAACGAACAGCCATCAGAAGTTCGGATTCGTGGGAGCCTGCCCAGGTCTCCACAGGTTGATGCTGAGGGCACCGCGCGGGTAGTGCTGCCATGCCCACGGGTCGAACCCTCGCGGCGCAGCCCAGCCATAGGGCTCGATGTTGCTCGTCATGGGCGGATGGTCCTGGCTTGGGATGGAATAAGCCCGGCGGTACTCCGCCGCGGTGTTCGTCAGGCGCGTCACGGCCAGGTGCAGATGCGGTCCACTCGAGCATCCCGTGGAGCCCGCCTTGCCGATGACCTGCCCCTTCGCGACGCGCTGCCCGGTCGCGACGGAGTACGACTCGAAATGAGCGTAGTAGCTCACGAACCGTTCCTCATATTCACCCGAGCCAACGACATGCTGGATGTAGACCTCCTTCTGGATGGGAGAGTCGCAAGGCACAGGCCGGTCCCTCGCGAGCAGGACGACACCATCCGCCACGGAGAAGATGGGCGTGCCCATGGGCATTCCCCAATCATGACCATCGTGGTCATTGACGAAGCC
This window contains:
- a CDS encoding N-acetylmuramoyl-L-alanine amidase, whose product is MFNPIKRFVNNTLLRPLKDEPRPEPKPTPTPGASPSPRPDTFEPSKKSPTPSPSPGTPPPGYGTGTAPKGPAPLTPPSTDPSNPTPEMQVRPAKSDRYNDRPAGADIDTIVLHHTADGSDRNSLTTLTGDTDGQGVFKKGEQWLKDKKNGKVSAHYMIGKDGTIFQLVGDQKRAWHAGDGDLRGDGKDVNDRSIGIEIVNEGDGKDGYTEAQYKALEKLVPYLAKRYDVPSGNVVGHKETNPQKKDPSENFDFGRIIRATEKKIQ
- a CDS encoding SMI1/KNR4 family protein, with the translated sequence MTTRYRLYRGKEHCGIDVVGDRVSVSTRHGEETFACRTNREALTQARALVAARLSEGFAYVQRPQDPDAPRMQPTSLGALREHFQEHGPESFAEALSRGNTWLAELKSAGHSAALEAEFGECEQAVVQGRPVEPALLEQVERELGFALPPSYRDFLSRVGSVSFLNAWWDATTPPEMLVSHSRSLMDRSHDFAWRASALFRGIESPRLLRVCDHHNGDDWFYVCDFRDAAGEAPLYLGFHEDSELYQGPDPRELLAGAAPRKPAPRFARFEQWLSERVDLMIDEVQARIQARRTQRKS